Proteins encoded by one window of Monoglobus pectinilyticus:
- a CDS encoding RCC1 domain-containing protein, whose translation MKKLLSLFLVIAVVFSVSTSTILINADEDSENATNQGLSGEQTSVSEQLEQLAQEYTDRFIIKYNGDIEEAVGYACDESNKVKQQELETIKGSNEEEFLKISENDEEIVVSKNVRDLISKENTGDISTFSDEPVYEIDQEKSVIKLSKKVDPEIFTEKIYEKASGRIEYIQPDYKLELSDIDEGSKDKAEEDKNIDSKDSDKTLLEDERNKEDIQKENKETEDISVDLEVIENQAETSETESPVPETTETSEPENVESENVESETENIESETEENEEIDTESYDDLQNDIQSGWRVTKGTGVKVAVIDSKVDITHQDLSSHVVNGFNIVNNTELTYEENQIGQYYHGTHVTGIISSTVPEAEIIPIAAFENGQAYTSDLIKAIEYAKEHGATIVNCSWGSTDNNQALKEAMENSGLLFVCAAGNSRINVDETPIYPASFDIENVISVTSLNEDMGFSYYSNYGNSVDIAMYGRNVRSTLPGGEYGEQSGTSMSAAYVTAGAAMAESNGVQNIKESLLNTAVKLSNLKDKVNSQRKLSYSNLVNNIISDGIIEISPKDDFDVNGYQRTPEENWELFSSLKTVQVEAGGNNTAFIKSDGSLWMAGDNTYGQLGNGTYENSAVPVQVIGLTDIVQVAVGERHCIALNSRGYAYLWGYNGYNAVSFSDNRKISLPVMHTLSNITYVEAGSLTSFVVQGFNGIYAQGDNSYGQLGNGTKDTLAILTHMENSNGADIVKSYNKHTFFINVVTVFACGANDHNVLGLSYAGTTLTPEPVSISIDIDTGYNHAVAIDETGMITAWGTNDWGQCGKGIDGKGYIDIYNAKDVKCGKEHSIVLLEDGTVMTWGYNLRGQIGDGTHNKRYEPYAVKGMTNITQIAAGNNHIVALDANGNVWRWGDNSYGQFGNGSTVSSNSPINNYYGDLEHKNISSGSNHILYVDKDGKLFTKGDNTYGQLGTSDNVSREDFAEVHGPWGSKKIVKAETCADTSFVLTEDNKVYGWGRNDKYQLHDNTNIDKNVPILIAIAVIDVAAGLEHVIALSKNGEVMAWGENTYGQIILDTISGSSYTRLFSNAKKIAAGDYQSYIIDENSNLYALGKNDKGQLGTSDTENKSQPAFVMNNVKDVSCGNNHTAILTNSGKLFVCGDNTYDQLGITLPNSATYTSSPTDTMLFAGEIFAGANSTAYMADGKVYQCGSVADTQNKSYQAVEGLSDITEVDIGETCLAANADGELYRWGNMAAGKSLKNNITVSPVEVDYPYAVKQVDSYRTQTLAINELGQVIAWGEGYYANGSDKMETKTYPTVIEGIENPTQVSRGKNHNLVLDKNGDVWCWGSNTNNPMGTLGGKVKKASKMTGISNVKQIAAGTEFSIFLKNDGTIWGVGKNDKGQIGQGNTDDYLTPTQITSMKTFKKVSAGESFVVALAEDGLYSWGANTDGQIGNGTTDDEYIPVKLNAELENGEYFTDISAGTNFCLGLTNFGNVYSWGNNGSGRLGLGDKNNRNIPTKIKGITGIKNISAGDSSSLAVKNDGTVYGWGYGSDGQLGFFVTGSTLNPKEITTLNGKNIKQTSCGRAFSVAIGRDGKLYSFGRNNSGQLGIYSSIPVKVTSNMINDTKWLNGYMAQYLSPIAVSMVLPSSAPNGSKIVWKSSNTDYILDDGTFIKRPDRCSDDIEINLSAEISDNTELFSTCFSYIIEKDSSLSTDVYISAKKGDISSFVISNDENNNMLYTITFDSDIFEIVDLIGITDEQDILPGCQNGTIKIESVDKGVITFRYSATNNFNGYINCLKFKAAKDGNTEIKITNIIE comes from the coding sequence ATGAAGAAATTATTAAGTCTATTTTTGGTTATTGCAGTTGTATTTTCTGTTTCTACATCTACTATTTTAATTAATGCAGATGAAGATAGTGAAAATGCGACAAATCAAGGATTATCAGGGGAACAAACATCGGTTTCTGAACAATTAGAACAGCTGGCACAAGAGTATACTGACAGATTTATTATAAAATATAATGGGGATATTGAAGAAGCTGTAGGATATGCGTGCGATGAATCAAATAAAGTAAAACAACAGGAATTAGAGACAATAAAAGGTAGTAATGAAGAAGAGTTTTTAAAAATATCGGAAAATGATGAAGAGATTGTGGTATCTAAAAATGTTCGTGATTTAATATCTAAAGAGAATACCGGTGATATATCAACCTTTTCAGATGAGCCTGTATATGAGATTGATCAAGAGAAAAGTGTAATAAAACTATCTAAAAAAGTAGACCCGGAAATATTTACTGAAAAAATATACGAAAAGGCAAGCGGAAGGATAGAGTATATACAGCCGGATTATAAACTTGAATTGTCGGATATAGATGAAGGAAGTAAAGACAAAGCAGAAGAGGATAAAAATATAGATTCAAAGGATAGTGATAAAACTCTTTTGGAAGATGAGCGAAATAAGGAAGATATTCAAAAGGAAAATAAAGAAACAGAAGATATAAGTGTGGACTTAGAAGTTATTGAAAATCAGGCTGAGACCAGTGAAACAGAAAGCCCTGTACCTGAAACAACTGAGACTTCCGAACCTGAGAATGTAGAATCTGAGAATGTAGAATCTGAGACTGAAAATATAGAATCTGAAACTGAAGAGAATGAAGAAATTGATACGGAATCATATGATGATTTACAGAATGATATACAGTCAGGATGGCGAGTAACCAAAGGCACCGGAGTTAAGGTTGCAGTAATTGATAGTAAAGTAGACATTACTCATCAGGATTTAAGTTCACATGTAGTAAATGGATTTAATATAGTAAACAATACTGAACTTACATATGAAGAAAACCAAATAGGACAGTATTACCATGGAACGCATGTTACGGGAATAATATCGTCAACCGTGCCCGAAGCTGAGATTATTCCAATAGCAGCCTTTGAGAATGGACAAGCGTATACAAGTGATTTAATAAAAGCGATAGAATACGCAAAAGAACATGGAGCGACGATTGTAAACTGCAGTTGGGGAAGTACAGATAATAATCAGGCATTAAAAGAAGCAATGGAAAACAGCGGACTGTTATTTGTTTGCGCAGCGGGAAACAGTAGGATAAATGTAGATGAAACACCGATATATCCAGCAAGTTTTGATATAGAAAACGTGATAAGCGTTACATCATTAAATGAAGATATGGGATTTAGCTACTATTCAAACTACGGAAACAGTGTTGATATAGCGATGTATGGAAGAAATGTAAGAAGCACGCTTCCGGGAGGAGAATATGGTGAGCAGAGCGGAACATCAATGTCAGCAGCATATGTCACAGCCGGGGCTGCAATGGCAGAATCAAACGGAGTTCAAAATATAAAAGAATCGCTGCTGAATACAGCAGTTAAATTATCTAATTTGAAAGATAAAGTAAATAGTCAGCGAAAGCTGAGTTATAGTAATTTAGTAAACAATATAATTTCAGATGGGATAATAGAAATATCGCCGAAAGACGATTTTGATGTCAACGGATATCAAAGAACACCGGAAGAAAATTGGGAACTGTTTAGCTCACTTAAAACAGTACAAGTAGAAGCCGGAGGAAACAACACAGCATTTATAAAGAGTGATGGTTCTTTATGGATGGCAGGAGATAACACATATGGACAGTTGGGCAATGGAACATATGAGAATTCAGCTGTTCCTGTTCAGGTAATAGGCTTGACAGATATTGTACAGGTCGCAGTTGGTGAAAGGCATTGTATAGCACTAAACAGCAGAGGTTATGCGTATTTATGGGGATATAACGGATATAATGCAGTATCGTTTTCAGATAATAGAAAAATATCATTGCCTGTTATGCACACACTATCAAATATAACTTATGTTGAAGCCGGCTCATTAACTAGTTTTGTGGTTCAGGGGTTTAATGGTATATATGCCCAGGGAGATAACTCATATGGACAGCTGGGAAATGGTACAAAAGATACATTAGCTATATTAACACATATGGAAAATTCTAATGGAGCTGATATTGTTAAATCATATAATAAACATACATTTTTCATTAATGTTGTAACTGTATTTGCCTGCGGAGCAAATGACCACAATGTTTTGGGATTATCATATGCTGGCACTACACTTACACCTGAACCTGTATCAATAAGTATAGATATAGATACTGGATATAACCATGCAGTTGCAATAGATGAGACAGGTATGATTACAGCATGGGGAACGAATGATTGGGGACAATGTGGTAAAGGGATAGACGGCAAAGGATATATAGATATATATAATGCAAAAGATGTTAAATGCGGCAAAGAACATAGTATAGTTCTTTTAGAAGACGGAACTGTTATGACCTGGGGATACAATCTCCGCGGACAAATCGGAGACGGAACTCACAATAAAAGGTACGAGCCTTACGCCGTAAAAGGTATGACTAATATAACTCAGATAGCAGCCGGAAATAATCATATCGTAGCATTGGATGCAAATGGTAACGTATGGCGTTGGGGAGATAATTCATATGGACAGTTTGGAAACGGTTCTACAGTATCATCAAACAGTCCTATAAATAATTATTACGGTGATTTGGAGCATAAAAATATAAGCAGTGGTTCTAATCATATATTATATGTTGATAAAGATGGTAAGTTATTTACAAAAGGCGATAATACATACGGACAATTGGGAACGAGTGATAATGTATCGCGTGAAGATTTTGCTGAAGTCCATGGGCCTTGGGGAAGTAAAAAAATAGTGAAAGCTGAAACATGTGCGGATACTTCATTTGTTCTGACAGAAGATAATAAGGTATACGGATGGGGTAGAAATGACAAATATCAATTACATGACAATACTAATATTGATAAAAATGTTCCTATATTGATTGCAATCGCAGTAATTGATGTAGCGGCAGGATTAGAACACGTAATTGCACTTTCAAAAAATGGCGAGGTTATGGCGTGGGGAGAAAATACTTATGGACAAATTATTTTAGACACTATATCAGGCAGCAGTTATACACGACTTTTCTCAAATGCTAAAAAGATAGCCGCAGGGGATTATCAATCGTATATAATTGATGAAAATTCCAATTTATATGCATTAGGAAAAAATGACAAGGGACAGCTTGGAACTTCGGATACTGAAAATAAAAGTCAGCCTGCGTTTGTTATGAATAATGTAAAAGATGTGTCATGCGGAAATAATCATACTGCTATTTTGACTAACAGCGGAAAGCTTTTTGTGTGCGGAGATAATACATATGATCAGTTAGGTATAACATTGCCAAACAGTGCAACATATACCAGCAGTCCAACAGATACAATGCTCTTTGCAGGAGAGATATTTGCCGGAGCCAATTCCACTGCATATATGGCTGATGGAAAAGTGTATCAATGCGGTAGTGTTGCTGATACACAGAATAAATCATATCAGGCTGTAGAAGGTTTAAGCGACATAACTGAAGTTGATATAGGAGAAACATGTTTGGCAGCAAATGCAGACGGTGAGTTATACCGTTGGGGAAATATGGCTGCCGGTAAATCTTTGAAAAATAATATAACAGTAAGTCCTGTAGAAGTAGATTATCCATATGCAGTAAAACAAGTAGATTCATACCGTACGCAGACATTGGCAATAAATGAACTCGGACAAGTAATCGCCTGGGGAGAAGGCTATTATGCAAACGGTTCGGATAAAATGGAAACAAAAACATACCCGACTGTGATTGAGGGAATAGAAAATCCAACCCAAGTGAGCCGCGGTAAAAATCATAATTTGGTGCTGGATAAAAACGGAGACGTGTGGTGCTGGGGAAGCAATACGAATAACCCAATGGGAACGTTGGGAGGAAAGGTAAAGAAAGCGTCTAAAATGACCGGAATTTCTAATGTAAAACAAATAGCAGCCGGAACAGAGTTCAGCATATTTTTAAAGAATGACGGAACTATTTGGGGAGTAGGCAAAAACGATAAAGGTCAAATAGGACAAGGGAATACAGATGATTATTTAACACCGACACAAATAACGTCAATGAAGACTTTTAAAAAGGTGAGCGCAGGAGAATCATTTGTTGTAGCTTTAGCCGAGGACGGACTGTATTCATGGGGAGCAAACACAGACGGACAGATTGGAAACGGAACAACGGATGATGAATATATACCTGTAAAACTGAATGCAGAACTGGAAAACGGAGAATATTTTACTGATATATCAGCAGGAACAAACTTCTGCCTTGGTTTAACTAACTTTGGCAACGTCTATTCATGGGGAAATAACGGAAGCGGAAGGTTAGGATTGGGAGATAAAAATAACAGAAATATACCAACAAAAATAAAAGGTATAACAGGAATAAAAAATATTTCTGCTGGTGATAGCAGTTCATTAGCCGTAAAAAATGATGGAACAGTATATGGCTGGGGATATGGTTCAGATGGACAACTGGGATTTTTTGTAACAGGTTCAACATTAAACCCAAAAGAAATAACGACATTAAACGGAAAAAACATAAAACAGACATCATGCGGAAGAGCCTTTTCAGTAGCTATAGGCAGAGATGGAAAACTATATTCTTTCGGTAGAAATAATTCCGGGCAATTGGGGATATATTCTTCTATACCGGTAAAAGTTACATCAAATATGATAAATGATACAAAATGGTTAAATGGTTATATGGCTCAATATTTATCTCCGATCGCAGTAAGTATGGTTTTGCCAAGCAGCGCACCCAATGGAAGCAAAATAGTTTGGAAAAGCAGCAATACAGATTATATATTGGATGATGGAACTTTTATTAAGCGGCCAGATCGTTGCAGTGATGATATAGAAATAAATTTGTCTGCTGAAATAAGCGATAACACTGAATTATTTAGCACTTGTTTTAGTTATATAATAGAAAAAGATTCTTCACTCAGTACTGATGTTTATATAAGTGCGAAAAAGGGTGATATATCATCATTTGTTATTTCAAATGATGAGAATAACAACATGTTATATACTATAACATTTGATTCTGATATTTTTGAAATTGTTGATTTAATTGGGATTACAGATGAGCAAGATATTCTTCCTGGCTGTCAAAACGGAACAATTAAAATTGAAAGTGTTGATAAAGGTGTAATTACTTTTAGGTATTCAGCAACAAACAATTTTAATGGTTATATTAACTGTTTAAAATTCAAAGCAGCTAAAGACGGGAATACTGAAATTAAAATAACAAATATTATAGAATAA
- a CDS encoding HAD family hydrolase, translating into MRNESNRNGKEFLSKKKNFIFDLDGTLIDSMWVWDNLLVDFLNRHNYETPPELLKEVAYMSLEQSSKRVCELFELPMSPKDVNREWTEMIYDGYAKEIKTKPGAAEYLENLKREGKTVALATANSKELTEACLKNNGIMEYFDVLTFADEVGEGKSSPLIYTETLSRVNGVPDESVLFEDILQAYKTAKMIPLDVVIVEDRSAEGDKSDLMKSADLYIKDFYDLI; encoded by the coding sequence ATGAGAAATGAATCAAATAGAAATGGCAAAGAGTTTTTATCAAAGAAGAAAAATTTTATCTTTGATTTGGACGGGACGCTGATAGACTCTATGTGGGTTTGGGACAACCTGCTTGTTGATTTTCTGAATCGTCATAATTATGAAACTCCGCCGGAACTTTTAAAAGAAGTTGCATATATGTCGTTAGAGCAAAGCTCTAAGCGCGTATGTGAGCTTTTTGAATTACCCATGTCTCCTAAGGACGTAAACAGAGAATGGACAGAGATGATATACGACGGTTATGCTAAAGAGATAAAAACAAAGCCGGGAGCCGCGGAATATCTTGAAAATTTAAAGCGTGAAGGAAAGACGGTGGCGCTGGCAACAGCAAACTCGAAAGAATTGACCGAAGCATGTCTCAAAAATAATGGCATAATGGAATATTTCGATGTTTTGACATTTGCCGATGAAGTTGGAGAGGGCAAATCAAGTCCTTTGATTTATACTGAAACTTTATCAAGAGTTAATGGCGTACCTGATGAGTCTGTGCTTTTTGAAGATATACTTCAGGCGTATAAGACGGCAAAAATGATACCTTTGGATGTTGTCATTGTTGAAGACAGGTCAGCGGAAGGCGATAAATCTGATTTAATGAAATCGGCCGACCTATATATAAAAGATTTTTATGACTTAATATAA
- the thiE gene encoding thiamine phosphate synthase, with the protein MDKVNYGLYLVTNTNICPREKLLSVTESAIKGGVTLVQLREKDISTREFFAEASELKKLCKHYDVPLLINDRIDIALAVDADGIHIGQSDMPLKVSRRILGSNKIIGLSAGNVNQAVEALNDGADYLGVGAVFPTSTKKDASNVGIDMLKQVRKSVDIPIVGIGGINPDNISQLYGSGIEGVAVVSCIMGSENPYAVSKQLSQMVKEL; encoded by the coding sequence ATGGATAAAGTAAATTATGGACTGTATTTAGTAACCAATACTAATATATGTCCCAGAGAAAAACTGCTTTCTGTTACTGAATCGGCAATAAAAGGCGGAGTAACTTTGGTTCAGTTGCGTGAAAAAGATATATCAACCAGGGAATTTTTTGCTGAGGCTTCTGAACTTAAAAAGCTGTGCAAGCATTATGATGTACCATTGCTGATAAATGACAGAATTGATATTGCGCTTGCTGTGGATGCAGACGGAATACATATAGGGCAGAGTGATATGCCTTTAAAGGTATCAAGGAGAATTTTAGGTTCAAATAAAATCATAGGATTATCAGCAGGAAACGTTAATCAAGCTGTTGAGGCGCTTAATGATGGAGCCGATTATCTTGGAGTTGGTGCGGTTTTCCCAACGTCAACCAAAAAGGACGCTTCAAATGTGGGAATTGACATGTTAAAACAGGTCAGAAAATCTGTTGATATACCTATTGTGGGTATCGGCGGTATCAATCCTGACAATATCAGTCAGCTGTATGGCTCCGGAATAGAAGGAGTGGCTGTCGTATCCTGCATAATGGGAAGCGAGAACCCTTATGCTGTCTCAAAACAGCTGTCTCAAATGGTTAAGGAGTTGTAA
- the thiM gene encoding hydroxyethylthiazole kinase: protein MNKNDKMLKEVIDLINRMKSTRPLVECLTNRVTINDCANMLLAMGASPIMAEIECEMEEIMNISSALVINLGLLDGTYLSAMKTAAEAAKRLGKPIVLDPVGAGASKLRDETCREMIELTKPDIIRGNMSEIRALTGGNISSKGVDASDDDAVNETNRLELGELVREYAEKTGSVVCATGAVDIVSDGVQVFYLKNGHEMLCDVTGTGCMCSAMTGAAAAAGEPLAAAIAAVVMMGIAGEYAYEYVKETEQGIGTFRVKLFDYIYSLSDEDYIKRGEIYN, encoded by the coding sequence ATGAATAAAAATGACAAAATGCTTAAGGAAGTAATAGATTTAATAAATAGAATGAAAAGCACTCGTCCTTTGGTTGAGTGCTTGACAAACCGTGTGACTATAAATGACTGTGCAAATATGCTGCTAGCTATGGGAGCTTCTCCTATTATGGCAGAAATTGAGTGTGAGATGGAAGAAATCATGAATATATCCAGCGCGCTGGTAATAAATCTAGGATTGCTTGACGGTACATATTTGTCTGCTATGAAAACGGCTGCCGAAGCCGCAAAAAGGCTTGGAAAGCCAATAGTTTTAGACCCGGTTGGAGCGGGGGCATCAAAGCTTCGGGATGAAACCTGCAGAGAGATGATAGAACTGACAAAACCGGATATAATAAGAGGAAATATGTCAGAAATACGCGCGCTGACCGGCGGCAATATAAGCAGCAAAGGTGTAGACGCGTCAGATGATGACGCTGTTAATGAAACCAACCGTTTAGAGCTTGGGGAACTGGTAAGAGAGTATGCAGAGAAAACCGGAAGCGTTGTTTGTGCTACCGGAGCTGTAGATATTGTCTCTGACGGTGTTCAGGTATTTTATTTAAAAAATGGACATGAGATGCTATGTGATGTTACAGGAACCGGCTGTATGTGCAGCGCTATGACGGGTGCAGCAGCTGCAGCCGGTGAGCCTCTTGCGGCAGCAATAGCCGCGGTGGTTATGATGGGTATTGCCGGAGAGTATGCCTATGAATATGTTAAAGAGACCGAACAGGGTATTGGAACTTTCAGAGTTAAACTATTCGATTATATTTATAGTTTATCAGATGAGGATTATATTAAGCGCGGAGAGATTTATAACTAA
- the thiD gene encoding bifunctional hydroxymethylpyrimidine kinase/phosphomethylpyrimidine kinase — protein MKNLLTIAGSDSSGGAGIQADLKTFAANGGYGMSVITAVTAQNTTGVSAVHNIPPEIVRAQIDAVFNDINVDGVKIGMLSTADIANAVADAMEVYKPRILIVDPVMVSTSGSKLLSDEAVEVIKNRLLPLATMVTPNIPEAEYMCGQEIKNIHEMGQAAQIIGDMGPGYVLIKGGHLKENANDLLYNGRTMTIFEGGRIHTQNTHGTGCSISSAICINMAKGMDAVLAVGEAKKYVKTGIENGLSIGKGNGPIHHFYDLWKTSDPNVEIEFKCIEKE, from the coding sequence TTGAAAAATCTATTAACTATAGCAGGTTCGGATTCTAGCGGCGGCGCCGGCATACAGGCGGATTTAAAAACGTTTGCTGCCAACGGCGGATATGGAATGAGCGTGATAACAGCTGTGACAGCCCAAAATACGACAGGAGTTTCAGCAGTGCACAATATTCCGCCTGAAATTGTAAGAGCGCAAATAGACGCTGTATTTAACGATATAAATGTGGATGGAGTAAAGATAGGGATGTTGTCTACAGCAGATATTGCCAATGCGGTCGCAGACGCAATGGAAGTATATAAGCCCAGGATATTGATTGTAGACCCTGTTATGGTATCAACAAGCGGTTCAAAGCTGCTGAGCGATGAAGCTGTTGAAGTTATAAAAAACCGTCTTTTGCCGCTTGCAACTATGGTTACACCGAATATTCCCGAGGCTGAATATATGTGCGGGCAGGAGATTAAAAATATTCATGAGATGGGGCAGGCAGCTCAGATTATTGGTGATATGGGTCCCGGATATGTGCTTATAAAAGGCGGACACCTCAAAGAAAACGCTAATGATTTATTGTATAACGGAAGAACAATGACAATATTTGAGGGCGGCAGAATACATACACAAAACACTCATGGAACTGGCTGTTCGATTTCGTCTGCGATATGTATAAATATGGCAAAGGGAATGGACGCGGTATTGGCGGTTGGTGAAGCCAAGAAGTATGTGAAAACCGGAATTGAAAACGGTTTAAGCATAGGAAAAGGAAATGGGCCGATTCATCATTTTTATGATTTATGGAAAACGTCAGACCCGAATGTAGAAATTGAATTTAAATGTATAGAAAAGGAATAG
- the thiC gene encoding phosphomethylpyrimidine synthase ThiC: MERNYTTQMDAAKRGILTPEIKTVAEKENMSTEELMELVAKGVVAIPANKNHKTLSPEGIGQGLRTKINVNLGISRDAADMDLELEKVRTAINMKAEAIMDLSNYGKTHEMRKKILEISTAMLGTVPVYDTIGYCEKKLKDITKDDFLRVVRQHAEDGVDFMTIHAGINRATAQKVKDNRRRMNIVSRGGALLFAWMEMTGNENPFYEYYDEVLDIFREYDVTISLGDACRPGCIDDATDPAQISELIVLGELTRRAWKKDVQVMVEGPGHMALNEIAANMIAEKRICSGAPFYVLGPLVTDVAPGYDHITSAIGGAVAAANGADFLCYVTPAEHLRLPDLDDMREGIIASKIAAHAADIAKGVKGAREWDNKMSDARREIDWDKMFELALDPEKPKAYRASSVPREENTCTMCGEQCAVKNMNKILGGEDIGI, translated from the coding sequence ATGGAAAGAAATTACACTACACAAATGGATGCGGCAAAACGCGGCATTTTAACGCCGGAAATAAAAACGGTTGCTGAAAAGGAGAATATGTCTACCGAAGAGTTAATGGAATTGGTGGCTAAGGGAGTTGTCGCTATTCCGGCAAATAAGAATCATAAGACATTGTCACCTGAAGGAATAGGTCAGGGGCTGCGCACTAAAATAAATGTTAATCTGGGAATATCACGCGACGCTGCGGATATGGATTTGGAACTCGAAAAGGTTAGAACTGCTATAAATATGAAAGCTGAAGCTATAATGGACCTTTCTAATTACGGAAAAACTCATGAGATGAGAAAAAAGATATTAGAGATTTCAACCGCTATGCTTGGAACAGTTCCTGTTTACGATACAATAGGATATTGCGAAAAGAAGCTGAAAGATATAACTAAGGATGATTTTTTAAGAGTTGTCCGTCAGCACGCTGAGGATGGGGTTGACTTCATGACAATACATGCAGGAATCAACCGCGCTACAGCTCAGAAAGTTAAGGACAACAGAAGACGAATGAATATTGTTTCAAGAGGCGGAGCGCTTTTATTTGCCTGGATGGAAATGACAGGAAATGAAAATCCGTTTTATGAGTATTATGATGAAGTTTTGGATATATTCCGTGAATATGATGTAACTATCAGTTTAGGAGACGCCTGCCGTCCCGGATGTATTGATGACGCTACAGATCCTGCTCAAATATCTGAGCTTATAGTTTTGGGAGAACTGACAAGAAGAGCCTGGAAAAAGGACGTGCAGGTTATGGTTGAAGGTCCGGGTCATATGGCATTGAACGAGATAGCCGCAAACATGATTGCTGAAAAACGTATTTGCAGTGGCGCTCCGTTTTATGTTTTGGGGCCTTTGGTAACGGATGTTGCGCCCGGATATGACCATATCACTTCCGCTATCGGCGGAGCTGTTGCGGCAGCCAACGGAGCGGATTTCCTATGCTATGTTACACCGGCAGAACACCTCAGACTGCCTGACCTTGATGATATGAGAGAAGGAATTATAGCTTCAAAGATAGCTGCTCATGCGGCAGATATTGCAAAAGGAGTGAAAGGCGCCAGGGAGTGGGATAATAAAATGTCTGACGCCCGCCGTGAGATTGATTGGGATAAAATGTTTGAGCTTGCACTTGACCCCGAGAAACCAAAAGCGTATAGAGCAAGTTCGGTTCCGCGTGAAGAAAATACTTGTACCATGTGCGGTGAACAGTGTGCAGTTAAAAATATGAATAAGATTCTTGGCGGAGAAGATATAGGCATATAA